Proteins encoded by one window of Rutidosis leptorrhynchoides isolate AG116_Rl617_1_P2 chromosome 7, CSIRO_AGI_Rlap_v1, whole genome shotgun sequence:
- the LOC139859929 gene encoding uncharacterized protein, whose translation MQGQKAKQSLELAPTIEKFVPHIANYPFTVAPVLPLTLGSYDGLSDPDDFLQKFEGTARTYSWGDAVACHMLPIVLQGVAREWFNNLSAQSIAGFADLRSRFLLNFHNLCARKRTHVECHDIKQKSKESLGEIIDRYTKEVAKIQDLPESQKVSCFIHCIDTNRHLSLWKRLRRRVPETLVEAAKEMHDYMRAREDIKQNCGSTSSNMDIDDDYYRVQGRGSESGKRYGGNGQPRGGNYHSDKYRKFNNNKGGGSQRFKSIHTENVALIKDLTKTPKEILATEAVCKIFDPPLPLSKYGNRDKSKFCDFHDDYGHGTNECQHLIEKVVAELKRGRLQHLKKNASALTDKPKGEKEYPWQKKNEGKETDKTINMVTSG comes from the coding sequence ATGCAAGGGCAAAAAGCTAAGCAAAGCCTTGAATTAGCTCCCACAATAGAAAAGTTTGTGCCACATATCGCCAATTATCCCTTTACAGTCGCACCTGTGTTGCCTCTAACACTTGGAAGTTATGACGGGTTATCGGATCCAGATGACTTTTTACAAAAGTTTGAAGGAACCGCAAGAACATATAGCTGGGGAGATGCGGTAGCATGCCATATGCTACCAATAGTGCTGCAAGGAGTAGCTAGAGAGTGGTTCAATAATTTGTCAGCTCAAAGCATTGCAGGTTTTGCGGATTTGcgctcaagatttttattaaatttCCACAATTTGTGCGCACGCAAAAGAACACATGTCGAATGCCACGACATTAAGCAGAAATCGAAAGAAAGCTTGGGAGAGATAATAGATAGATATACCAAAGAGGTGGCTAAAATACAAGACTTGCCAGAAAGCCAGAAGGTGTCCTGCTTTATACATTGTATAGATACCAATAGACACCTATCTTTATGGAAACGGTTACGTAGAAGAGTGCCAGAAACTTTGGTAGAAGCTGCAAAAGAAATGCATGATTACATGCGGGCACGAGAAGATATAAAACAGAATTGCGGAAGTACCTCTTCAAATATGGACATCGACGATGATTATTATCGAGTGCAGGGAAGAGGGTCAGAGTCTGGCAAGCGTTATGGTGGTAATGGGCAACCCAGGGGTGGTAACTATCATAGTGATAAATATCGCAAATTCAACAATAACAAAGGGGGAGGAAGTCAGAGATTTAAAAGCATCCACACTGAGAATGTTGCGTTAATAAAAGACCTCacaaaaacaccaaaagaaattttaGCTACAGAGGCAGTATGCAAAATATTCGACCCCCCACTGCCATTGTCAAAGTATGGGAATAGAGACAAAAGTAAATTTTGTGATTTTCATGATGATTACGGTCATGGAACCAACGAATGTCAGCATTTAATCGAAAAGGTAGTTGCTGAACTCAAAAGAGGAAGATTGCAACACCTGAAGAAAAATGCAAGTGCATTAACCGATAAGCCAAAAGGAGAAAAAGAATATCCGTGGCAAAAGAAGAATGAGGGAAAGGAAACGGATAAAACCATAAATATGGTAACCAGCGGATGA
- the LOC139859930 gene encoding uncharacterized protein has protein sequence MFPTIAQEPSDAPITIKGRAKSCGYIIKRLHIDTGCSVDIMYEHCFRLLLDAVQAKLMAPNTALSGFSGESAWPIGIIELELELVDDDNKELVRSIIVEFAVIRSYSKYNRLLGRTTLQKLVAIPSTVHGLVKFLTPLGIATIRSEKQDASVAAVEQAEQQPSEVEQLQSYMIIANPQHPEQKIKIGRGLSGETKFKLLNILASNTDVFAWKEVDMTGVPREIAEHKLNANPSLTPVRQKKCGMAPERSKWLKA, from the coding sequence ATGTTCCCGACCATAGCGCAGGAACCCTCGGATGCGCCCATCACAATTAAGGGACGTGCTAAAAGTTGCGGGTACATCATCAAGCGATTGCACATAGACACCGGTTGCAGTGTTGATATAATGTACGAACATTGTTTTCGCTTGCTGCTAGACGCTGTGCAAGCCAAGCTAATGGCCCCTAACACCGCATTATCAGGCTTCTCTGGGGAGTCCGCATGGCCAATCGGGATCATTGAATTAGAACTAGAGCTGGTAGATGATGATAATAAGGAGTTAGTAAGGAGTATAATAGTAGAATTTGCTGTCATAAGGTCTTACTCAAAATATAATAGGCTTTTAGGACGCACAACTTTGCAAAAATTGGTGGCTATCCCTTCAACAGTGCATGGCCTTGTCAAGTTCCTAACACCATTAGGAATTGCAACAATAAGGTCAGAAAAACAAGATGCAAGCGTCGCGGCTGTGGAACAAGCAGAACAACAGCCAAGTGAGGTAGAGCAGCTTCAAAGCTACATGATCATTGCAAATCCGCAACATCCGGAACAAAAAATTAAAATCGGCAGAGGATTGTCCGGTGAGACAAAATTTAAGCTTCTTAATATATTAGCTTCTAATACGGACGTCTTTGCATGGAAAGAAGTGGACATGACGGGCGTGCCAAGAGAAATTGCTGAGCATAAACTCAATGCAAATCCAAGTTTGACTCCAGTGCGACAAAAGAAATGTGGCATGGCACCAGAAAGAAGCAAATGGTTGAAGGCATAA